A region of Natribaculum luteum DNA encodes the following proteins:
- a CDS encoding glycoside hydrolase family 99-like domain-containing protein, giving the protein MREELRRRRLLQLGGAGIAGLAGCSSNENQLETPSGQERTPTATPPSETPTEETTTSTSDPVDEIDHDKLIGVQYYAWYWGDEGFGGQFLSTDAPDSWLSATPGTPELGAYDSRDVEVVNQHMKWCLEHGINWWIITGGRPDGPIDTTIRDVVFEADYADQMNFTLLVGFPPEIRDDDGRFDFDHPRAEELITRWFTHWADHHVPDPNYLRLGDDRPPLYFWSTSGAKGDMPGVFQAARDAVDVDAYVIGGPDYYNQPRRMSYNAETFDAVLDYHSYFPDEAFLDAFDTAVIENHQRWRAAAHEYNLEFIPTVTPGFDHREAPAEFRDDRLLPALERSPERFRDHCRQLRGLGDHDAIVITSFNEWPEYSAIEPSEEYDMTYLETVAEELARTDWETPSSPALTPIVLEYEQTVEPAEQNPDSDDTRELAVMVDQLRVATADGTLAVDIGGDEGQTFFTEGVYGSESDGERTWRWFGGETAQTRLFVPTTDISELILVARAVTDNITVTVRIGDTQMGTIAIGGAWNTYSTG; this is encoded by the coding sequence ATGCGTGAGGAACTACGGCGCCGTCGGCTCCTACAACTCGGTGGCGCCGGGATTGCCGGTCTGGCGGGTTGTTCGAGTAACGAGAACCAGTTGGAGACACCATCGGGTCAAGAGCGAACGCCGACGGCGACACCACCGTCGGAGACACCAACAGAGGAAACAACAACGTCCACCTCGGACCCCGTCGACGAGATCGACCACGACAAGCTCATCGGCGTCCAGTACTACGCGTGGTACTGGGGAGACGAGGGCTTCGGTGGTCAGTTTCTCTCCACAGATGCTCCGGACTCGTGGCTCTCTGCCACACCCGGCACACCGGAACTCGGTGCATACGACTCCAGGGACGTAGAGGTCGTCAACCAACATATGAAGTGGTGTCTCGAACACGGCATTAACTGGTGGATCATCACCGGTGGCCGCCCGGACGGTCCAATCGACACCACGATTCGGGACGTCGTGTTCGAGGCGGACTACGCCGATCAAATGAACTTCACGCTGCTCGTCGGGTTCCCACCGGAGATCAGGGACGACGATGGCCGGTTCGACTTCGACCACCCACGGGCGGAGGAGCTAATTACACGCTGGTTCACTCATTGGGCCGATCATCACGTGCCGGACCCGAACTACCTCCGATTGGGAGACGACCGCCCACCGCTGTACTTCTGGTCGACGAGCGGTGCGAAGGGTGACATGCCGGGGGTGTTCCAGGCAGCACGGGACGCTGTTGACGTCGACGCGTACGTCATCGGCGGCCCGGACTACTACAACCAGCCACGTCGGATGAGCTACAATGCGGAAACCTTCGACGCCGTGTTGGATTATCATTCTTACTTCCCTGACGAGGCGTTTCTCGACGCGTTCGACACGGCGGTGATCGAGAACCACCAGCGATGGCGGGCGGCGGCCCATGAGTACAATCTTGAGTTCATCCCGACGGTGACGCCAGGATTCGACCACAGGGAGGCACCGGCGGAATTCCGCGATGATCGCCTTCTCCCGGCGCTTGAGCGGAGCCCCGAGCGCTTCCGGGACCACTGCCGACAGCTCCGCGGCTTGGGTGATCACGACGCTATCGTGATCACCTCATTCAACGAGTGGCCGGAATACTCGGCCATCGAGCCTAGCGAGGAGTATGACATGACATATCTCGAGACCGTCGCAGAGGAACTCGCACGGACCGACTGGGAGACGCCATCCAGTCCAGCGTTAACACCGATTGTCCTCGAGTACGAACAGACGGTCGAACCGGCCGAACAGAATCCAGACAGCGACGACACCCGAGAGCTCGCGGTCATGGTAGACCAGCTTCGCGTAGCGACCGCTGATGGAACACTGGCGGTCGACATTGGTGGCGACGAAGGGCAGACATTCTTCACCGAGGGGGTATACGGTTCCGAATCCGACGGCGAGCGGACGTGGCGTTGGTTCGGGGGTGAAACTGCACAGACACGGCTTTTTGTCCCGACGACAGACATTTCAGAACTTATATTGGTGGCACGAGCAGTAACAGATAACATCACTGTCACTGTTCGAATCGGAGATACTCAGATGGGCACAATTGCAATCGGTGGCGCTTGGAACACGTACTCTACGGGTTGA